Genomic window (Lewinellaceae bacterium):
CCGGTATGGCGGCCGCGCCGGGCAGGGTTAACCCCAGCGCTTCCACCATACAGGCCATGGTCGAAGCCGTACCCATGGTCATGCAATGGCCGGCGGAGCGGGCCGAGCACACCTCGGCTTCAGTAAGGTCGGCCTGGGAAAAACCCTCGTTCTTTAGTTTGTCTTTGAGTTTCCAGGTGAAAGTGCCCGACCCGATGCGCTCGCCCCGGTACCAGCCGTTGAGCATGGGCCCTCCTGGCACGACAATAGTGGGCAGGCCGACGCTGCACGCGCCCATCACGGTGGAAGGGGTAGTCTTATCGCAGCCGGTGAGCAATACGACGCCATCCAGTGGATTTGCCCGGATACTCTCTTCGGTATCCATGCTTGCCAGGTTGCGGAAAAGCATAGTGGTAGGGCGCATCAGGGTCTCTCCCAGGGATGTGACCGGAAATTCGAGCGGGAAACCACCCGCCTCGAGGACGCCTCGCTTGACGAATTCGGCGAAGTCCCGCAAATGCCCGTTGCAAGGAGTGAGTTCCGACCAGGTATTGCAAATGCCAATGACGGGCCGGCCCCTGAAGTGGTCGTCGGGATAGCCCTGGTTGCGCAGCCACGAACGATGGACAAAGCCGGTTTTTTCATCCTCGGGGCCAAACCAGTCCTGGCTCCGCAATTTTTGGGAGGATTTTTTCTTCATTAGGTGTATTTTTTGAACGCACTGGACCTACATCAACTCTCCCTCGGCGCCCTCACTTCCACCCACCTGCCCGGCGCCCGGGCGTTGATGCTGTTGTCGTACATCGCCTCGCAGGACACCGCCGGCAGGTAAAACCGGCCCTGGTAGGCGGCGTTCAACTGCACCCGGTAGGTTTCCGACTGGCGTTCGGCCAAACCGAAGAAGGTATTCACCCGGTCGTCGCGGATGTCCTGATAGTCCGGGCGGGTAGACTGAGGAAAGGCCTCAATATTGTCCATCCGGGTGTTGGTGATTTCCCAGCCGGAAGGAAATACCTGGCTGAGGGCCAGCTCCTCGTACCGCATCGGGCGGCTGCCGGGATGCGTTATGCGCACCTCGGCGATAAAGTCCGTACCCTGCGGGAGCGCCGACGGGTCGATCGCGGCCCCCTGCATATTTTTATAGGCTACCTCTATCCGCAGGTCGTTGGCGGCGGCGGTTTCTTCGCCGGCCAGCGGCTGGCCGGTGCGGATAACCCGCGTGAACAGGGTTCCCTGCCCGGTATTCTTGACCATCACTTCCCGGCGGGCCTGGCCGTCAAGCGGTATTTCCACCTGCATCACCGGCCGGTTGGAGCCGGCGTTGACCATTTTGCCGTTTTGCACCTGGTAAGTGAAGGCCAGTTTGCTCTGAGCGCCGGCCTTGCCTGCGTATTTGCCAATGGCCAGCAGGGAAAAGGATATTTCCTGGGTACTGCACCAGCGGCTACTGCTCAGCTCATCGGAGATGTATTTTACCAGCGTAGCGGCTTTTTCCCGTTCGCCCATCAGCACCAGGGCTTCCAGGATCATGGCCCGGTCGCGAAGGGCGGAGCCGTAGGTATACGACAGCTCCTGATAAGCCGGCACTTTGGTGTCCAGCTTGCCGGTGATGGCTTTCGCTGCCTCCGGTTTGCCGGCTGCTGCATAAGCCGCCGCCAGGGCCCAGCTGGCCTGCAGGGTGAGCCCTTTGTATTCCCGCAGGCGGTTCATGGCCGCCAGGTCCGGCTCTTTGGCCAGGGCGAGGGTGTAAAGGCGGTAAGCCTGCATCAGCTCGTAGTTGTTGCGGGAGTAGAAGCCGAGCTCCTCCATTTTGGGATCCCACAGGCGAGCCACTTTTTTCTGGAACTGTGCCCATTTTTCCAGCATGCTGGGCGGAATGGAATAGCCCAGCGCCTTGGCCTCCAGCAGGAAGTGCCCGGCGTAGGAAGTAGCCCAGTGGTCGGGCGCATTGCCTCCCGGCCAGTAGGCGAAGCCTCCCTGGCCTACCTGAAATTGCTTTAGCCGGTCGATCGTCGCGTTGATGTTGCGGGGAATCCGTTCCTGCTGCGCTTTGTCCAGTTCCATCAATTGGTTGACGTAGAGTTGCGGGAAGCCCCCGGAGAGGGTCTGCTCCAGGCAGCCGTAAGGATAGCGGAGCAGGTATTCCAAACGCTCCCCGAGGTTAATGGGCGGGATGCTGGATACTTCCAGCACCGCCTCGTTGGTGCCTTCCATTCCTGCCGGGGTAAAGGCAAAGGTATGGGCCTGCCCGCCGTCGAGCACTTTGCTGTCGACATCGGTGACAAAGGGATTGGGATTGCGCACCTGGATTTCAATTTCCTGCTTGGCGCTTTCCCCATTGCCGGTTGCCGTAACGGTGAAGCGGGCAACGCCAACCCTTTCGCCTACCTCGATAGGGAAACTGGCCAGTTGGTCGCCCGGCCCGGAGAACTGCAGGCTGCGCGAGCTATTTCCTATTTTCACCAGCCCGCTCTTTTCCTGGACGCTTATGGTGGCGTTGCGCACCTTATTCGTCATGGCAAATACGTTGACCGGCAATTCCAGTTGTTCGCCGGGGCTCAGTACCCGGGGCAGGGTGGCCAGCACCATGAGCGGTTGCCGAACCGGAACGGTCTTCTCCGCACTGCCGTAGGCGCCGTCATCCGCCGCCACTACCATGGCCCGCACTGCTCCTACGTAGTTGGGCATCCGGATTTCATGTTTTGCGGTTTTGCCTTTTTTCAGGTAGAAGGGGCCCAGGTGCACTACCACCGGCTCAAAGCGGTTGGCGCGGTCTTCCTGCGCGCCCCGGCGGATCTCGCCGTCGCCGCCGATGCTCAGCAACCGCTCCAGCTCGGCGCCGTAAGCACCAAGTACCTGGTCGTAAACATCCCAGGTACGTACGCCCAGCGCCTCTTTGGCGTAAAAAGCATCCCAGGGGTTGGGCGTCTGGAAGCGGGTCAGCCCCAGCAGCCCTTCATCCACAATGGCCAAGGTGTAGGCCATCGGCTGCCCCTTCGTTTCGGAAACTTCAACCGTGAAAGTTTGCTCCGGCTTCAGCTCGTCCGGCATTTTGAGTTTTGGCGCCAGGCGGGTGGCCGGGTCTTCTATGCCTATTGGCAATACGCCGTACATTCTTATCGGCAGGTCGTTCTTCACCTGCCCGTGGGGTTGTATCATGGCTATATGGGCATAAGCCGTGGGGGCCATCTCCGGCTTGGCCTGGAAAGTGAAGGTGTTTTCGCCTTCCTTTGACTCCGCCCAGAAAGATTCCAGCACTTTTGTGCCGTTCTCAATAGTGATCAGCACTTTGCCTGCCTCTCCCTCCGGAAGGGTAAGCTTAACCTGCTCCCCTACATTGTATTTTGTCTTATCAGAAGTAAAAGTGATCATTGCGGCGGCCTGCCGGCTGGCTCCGTCCTCTTCGCCGTACCAGGGATAGCCGGCGTAGAAAAAGTCGCCCGTACAATGCCCGGTTTCCGTATCGCAGACCCGCACCAGGTAGCGGCCCCACTCTTCGGGAGTGACGGCCCACTCCGCTTCGCCTTTATTATTGGTACTCACTTCCTCCCGGATCAGGGCGTCGTAGTGGGAGCTGCTGTTGAAGCGGGATACGTTGTCGTAACCCCGGTCCCACCACCAGCGCCATTCCAGGCGATAGAGGCCGATGCTCAGCTTGCGATTGGCGGCAGGCTTGCCGTCCTTGTCCAGGCTGGCCAGGGCGATGCTGCCCCGTTGACTCACTTCCAGGCGCTTTTCGCCGGATTTATTTTCGGGAATCCGAATCCCGGCGTACACCTTGTAAGGATTGTAGGGAATGCTGAGGTTGTCGGTGCTGAAGTCGCCGCCGCGCTCGAAGACGCGCGTCTTGAAGCTGGCGGTCAATTTTCCCGGCAGGGGCTGGTTGCCGGCAAGCCGGAACTGCAGCCGGGCTTTGCCCTCCGCATCCAGCGTTCCGTCAAATACGGTGGCGGGCTGGGATTCGATGGGCCGGGCCGGGTCGTCAAAAACGTAAGTTGAGTAACCCTCAAAGGAAGTTTTGCCGGAGCGCAGCTGTGCCTCCACCACCGCCTTCAGGTTGGCAGCAGGGGCCCCAAGCAGCCAGTTGGCGGTTAGGTTGGCGTTGATCGGCTCGGCAGCGCCGTCCAGTTCTTTGGCGCCGAAATCAAGCGCAATTTTGATCCGGTTGGGCTTCACCGTTTCAATGCGAACCGGCTTTTCAAAAGTAGCGCCCCCTGCTTTTACCGTGGCCATCCAGGAGCCGGTGGGGTCGTCTGCCCGGGTGGCAAAGTGCAGCGGATAGACGTAGTTGACGTGCTGTGCTACCGAGCGGCGCTCCTGCAATTGCCCTCTGGGGTCTCTCAGCTCGAATGTAACCGGATAATTGGGAGGCAGCTTGCCATCCTGGTCTTCCAGGATGAAGTCGAGGTAAACGGAATCTCCGGGGCGCCATACGCCCCTTTCCCCGTAGAGGAAGCCCTTTAGCCCTTTCTGAGCTACAGCGCCGGAAACGTCGAAACGGCTGAGCGAAAGCGAGTTGCCGTCTTCAAGGCGCAGGTAGCCGCGCTGCCCGCCCTGTTCGGCAATGACTACAAATGGTTTGCCGGGCAGTTCTACCCGGGCCATGCCTTCGCCGTCGGTGGATGCCTCGGCGAGCAGTTGTTGTTGAAAATCGTAAAACTGCACTTCGGCTCCGCTCAGTGGCAACGAAGTGCGCAGGTCAGACACCACAACCAAGTAGGAATTGTCGGTTCCGCCTTTGGCAATCAGCCCCAGGTTGGAGGCGATGACGTTGCGTTGTACAAAGCGCTCGGCATTGTAATAAGCGGAATAGCAGGGGTCTTCCCGCTGTTCCCAGGAATACCCTGGATAGTAGCCGTCGAAGCCGTACCAGTTGTCCATTATGCTTTCTGGCTCGCCACTTTCTTCCCGGGCAACAGTGAGCGAAAGGTTTTCCTGCTCATCGGCCCCCTCTTTGTTGCAGAAGTAGTTGGAATACTCCGGCCGGAAACCCAGGCGGATTTGGTAAAGCGCCTGGCCATCCTCCTGAATCAGGTCTTTGAGGTCGAGCGCGTAGCGGGCCCATTCAGAGGTGTTGGCGTTGGGGCTGAGGTTAAACAACGGCACCTTCTTCTGCATGATGATGCGCCCGACGCGGTACAGCTCGTTGTTGCCATCCAGTTCGTTGACCTGCAAAAACTGCAGGATGTTGTCGTGGTGGATTTTGAAAACTTCCACTTCTACCGCATTGAGGCCCACCGCTTCGAAAGGGAAGATCAGCCCGTCGGAGTTGGGCATGATTACGCCCGAGCCGGCCAGCCGGACCTGGGGCTTCACATCCTGGATGCTGATGGCCCATTCTCCGGGGTTGCGCATCCGTTTGTCGTTGATGTTGCGCACCCCGGCCGCTACCTGGATGGTGTGCTCCCCGACCAAACGGGAAGTAGGATAGACCCGAAGTTTATTGCCGTCGATGATGAAGCGGAAGTTGCTCCCGTAACCCACTATGCTGACCAGTCCTTCCAGAGACTGGGATTCGAGCAACGGGTCGGAAAAGTGCAGTTGAATATACTGGTCTTGCCCCTGCACCACCCGGGCGCCGGTTACCTTGAAGTCGTCGATGGCGGGGATTTCCACCTCGCGGCTGTCGCGGAGGTCTACTCCAAGAGGTTTCCCATCCCAACTGAGGGCTACGTTAGAGGCCTGTTCGCCGCGGTTGATGCCTTCCACATAAAAATAATGCTCCAACCCTTCGGCGGAGTGCGACCAGCGGACGGGCAGTTTGCGCCCCTTCTGCTGGGCGGAGAGCACCGCCTCTACGGCCTCCGCTTCCGCCATGTCGGCGGTAAACAAATAACCGTGCAATTCTTGTTTGCTCAGGTCGTTGGGGTTGGCGGCGCTGATGCCATCTATAGAAAGATCGAAGTACTGATCCCGCGTACGGAAGTCGAACTCAAACGAGGCGGCCTCGTCGGGAATTCCGGGCAGGATCTTTTCCAGGTTTACGGTGGCGACATAAGCCGTTCCGGAAGCCAGCGGCTCCGCAGGGTCGAAGCGCAGCGTCTGGCTGTCTTCCCAGGTGGCGGACCCGGCGATGCCCGGCGAAAAAGAAATCAGGCGGGCGCCGGCTTCCTGCCCGACGGCGGCCTCGTCGGCGGCAAGCGTGGCGAAGCGGACGCGAATGGGCGCCGAGCGGGAAATGATACCGGAGGTGTAACCATAAACATAAGAGCTGACGCTCTCCGGCATCTTTTTGGCGCGTTGTTCTTTTTTGCAGGAAGGAAGGAAGATTAAAGCGGACAATAAAAGGAAAAATAATGTTGGAAGAGAAAAAGGCTTAATGTTTGTCATAGTTCTTGGTTTTTAAAGACGGCTCCCGGATTTTCGATGCTCAGGATGAATTGGAAATAGAACGGAAATCTTGCAACCCCTGTTCTATGCTTCTTGTTACGAATAGGTATGCAAGGTACTAGCTTCCGGCCAACCATTCAAGTGGAAACTGACGAGGGCCGGCTTATAAATTAAACAAAATTCCGGCTTTTTTATGAATAAACTGCTGCCTCTTTTTCCTTTACAACTGGTTGTTTTCCCCGGGGAAAACCTCAACTTGCACATTTTCGAACCTCGCTACCGGCAACTGATCAAGGAATGCGATGAAGAAAGGGCCACTTTTGGCATCCCTGCTTTTATAGACGGCAAGCTAATGACGGTGGGAACCGAAGTCCAGCTCTTGAGTGTCGAAAAGCGTTATCCCAACGGAGAAATGGACATCAAAACCAGGGGCATGAGCTTATTTTCCATCAGAGAATTTTTCCGCACCGCTCCAAATAAGCTCTACGCCGCGGCTGACATCAAGCCGCTGCCTCATGATACAGCCGGCGATGTGGTAGCCGGCACCCATATCCTGGAATTGGTGGAGGAACTATTCAGCCTGATGAATATCGAAAAAAACATCCCTTCCAGCCCCAATGATTTTATCACTTACGAGCTGGCGCACCACGTAGGCTTCTCCCTGGAACAGGAATACCAATTTCTTTGCGTGACCGACGAGCGCAGCCGCCAGGAGTTGATGAAGACGCACCTGGAAAAACTGATCCCGGTCGTGAAAGAGATGGAGAACCTGAAGAAAAGGGCGGAGATGAACGGGCATTTTAAGCATATTATTCCGCCAATGGTTTAGGGCTTGTTGGGGACAGTTAGAAATATAAACCTTCATCGCAACGATTTAGGCGTAGTGGGTTTATCGGTATTGCAGGCTTCCGGGGCCGCCGCCGCTTACATGACAAGAAAAACTGGATCGAGCACATCAAATCCATACCCGGCAGGCGCTGGGACGCCAGGGAATGCTGCTGGATGTTGCCCGTGACGGCCGAGAGCATCCACGCCATCCAGGACTTCTCCGGAAAAGACGTGGAAAGGCTAACTCAGGCAGTTGACAACGTAAAGCACAAGTCATTACTCCTGCTTATCTACTCTGCCGGCTTGCGGAAAGGCGAGGTGTTAAACCTCCGCGTCCGGGATTTGGATTTCAGCCGGGAATGCCTATTTGTTAAAGACAGTAAGGGCGGCAAGTACCGATATACCTTGTTTGCTCCAAAGGCTATGGCGTTCTTAAAGGAATACATGCGCGTTTATAAGCCCCGCTATTGGCTATTTGAAGGGCGGGCGGGCGGCCAGTATAGCGAGAGCAGCCTGCAGTCGATATTCGAGCGAGCCCGGGAGCGGTCGAATGTCAACCCCTTTTTCACGCTGCATGGGTTAAGGCATAGTTTTGCCACCCATCTGGTGGAGCAAGGGGTTGGATTTGTGACCTTACTGCCGTGCGTCATGTTTTTGTTGCCAGGATATCCCGACACTGTAGCATGGTTCGCGAGTTTTTTGTACTTTGAGGGGCTGTTTTGGGCCTCGGGCGGGTAGGGAAAGCATGCTCGCGATTACGGAAATATCAACGAATTCGTTGATATACACATGGTTGCACAATAACAAAAAAAAAATAACAACAATGGCATATAAAAATAAAGCATACATCGCCTTCGATGGAGACAATGATATTAGATACTACTGGCTAATGAAGGCCTGGAAGCATAATTATAGTGACTTTTTCAATGGGTAACCCTATAAATTTTATCACCTTGTAAACCTTGACTTCGGAGCTCATGGTAAGAGGCTATTTGAAAGTTAACGCTAAAATAATGAGTTCAAGATTTTTAATATATATTATTG
Coding sequences:
- a CDS encoding LON peptidase substrate-binding domain-containing protein: MNKLLPLFPLQLVVFPGENLNLHIFEPRYRQLIKECDEERATFGIPAFIDGKLMTVGTEVQLLSVEKRYPNGEMDIKTRGMSLFSIREFFRTAPNKLYAAADIKPLPHDTAGDVVAGTHILELVEELFSLMNIEKNIPSSPNDFITYELAHHVGFSLEQEYQFLCVTDERSRQELMKTHLEKLIPVVKEMENLKKRAEMNGHFKHIIPPMV
- a CDS encoding tyrosine-type recombinase/integrase produces the protein MLPVTAESIHAIQDFSGKDVERLTQAVDNVKHKSLLLLIYSAGLRKGEVLNLRVRDLDFSRECLFVKDSKGGKYRYTLFAPKAMAFLKEYMRVYKPRYWLFEGRAGGQYSESSLQSIFERARERSNVNPFFTLHGLRHSFATHLVEQGVGFVTLLPCVMFLLPGYPDTVAWFASFLYFEGLFWASGG